One Halomonas sp. M4R1S46 genomic window carries:
- a CDS encoding YhcB family protein has protein sequence MEESNINWVLAIACLLAGVGIGALGYRLLDAGAGNVQRLRQRLAERDRQLAELRDGLGEHLERVGALTEALNRDGQALHREMAEASATLGATPPRKPDLTPSAPPDTGDGEDSPAAPRDYADGNRGTLSEDFGLKPGEASTPQPPRY, from the coding sequence GTGGAAGAAAGCAATATCAACTGGGTGCTGGCCATCGCCTGCCTGCTGGCCGGCGTGGGCATCGGCGCCCTGGGCTATCGCCTGCTCGACGCCGGCGCCGGCAATGTCCAGCGGCTCCGCCAGCGCCTCGCCGAACGCGACCGCCAGCTCGCCGAGCTGCGTGATGGCCTCGGCGAGCACCTCGAGCGCGTCGGCGCGCTCACCGAGGCGCTGAACCGTGACGGCCAGGCGCTGCACCGCGAGATGGCGGAAGCCAGCGCGACCCTGGGCGCGACCCCGCCACGCAAGCCGGACCTCACGCCGAGCGCCCCCCCGGACACGGGGGACGGCGAGGACAGCCCGGCGGCCCCCCGCGACTATGCCGATGGCAATCGCGGCACCCTCTCCGAAGACTTCGGCCTGAAACCCGGGGAGGCCAGCACGCCCCAGCCGCCCCGCTACTGA
- the zapE gene encoding cell division protein ZapE, translating into MPKTERHRTPNAPDERRPASPLARYRADLERDDFQYDPAQERAVEHLQRLFDELVAMPRERPRAASQGRGLKSRVAGLFGRREIPAEPALPPVAGLYFWGGVGRGKTYLVDTFFEALPFSEKMRTHFHRFMQRVHNELEHYKGERNPLTLVADKFADEARVICFDEFFVKDITDAMILANLLEALFARGVVLVATSNIVPGELYRDGLQRARFLPAIDLLERHCEVVNVDSGIDYRLRALERAEIFHSPLDAEAEAELARSFREIAGSEGEEGAPIEINHRVLHTRRLHDDVVWFEFTELCDGPRSQNDYIELAREYHSVLVSNVTRMGGATDDQARRFINMVDEFYDRGVKLLMSAETPAESLYRDGRLGFEFERTLSRLQEMQSREYLALPHKP; encoded by the coding sequence ATGCCGAAGACCGAACGCCACAGGACGCCGAATGCCCCCGATGAACGCCGGCCGGCCTCGCCGCTGGCGCGCTACCGCGCCGACCTCGAGCGCGACGACTTCCAGTATGACCCGGCCCAGGAGCGGGCCGTGGAGCATCTCCAGCGGCTCTTCGACGAGCTGGTGGCCATGCCCCGCGAGCGGCCGCGGGCCGCGAGCCAGGGCAGGGGGCTGAAGTCGCGGGTGGCCGGGCTGTTCGGCCGGCGCGAGATCCCGGCCGAGCCGGCGCTGCCGCCAGTGGCCGGGCTCTACTTCTGGGGCGGGGTCGGCCGCGGCAAGACCTACCTGGTCGACACCTTCTTCGAGGCCCTGCCCTTTTCCGAGAAGATGCGCACCCACTTCCACCGCTTCATGCAGCGGGTGCACAACGAGCTCGAGCACTACAAGGGCGAGCGCAATCCCCTGACGCTGGTCGCCGACAAGTTCGCCGACGAGGCCCGGGTGATCTGCTTCGACGAGTTCTTCGTCAAGGACATCACCGACGCGATGATCCTGGCCAACCTCCTCGAGGCGCTCTTCGCCCGCGGCGTGGTGCTGGTGGCGACCTCCAACATCGTGCCCGGCGAGCTCTACAGGGACGGCCTGCAGCGGGCGCGTTTCCTGCCGGCCATCGACCTGCTCGAGCGTCACTGCGAGGTGGTCAACGTGGATTCGGGCATCGACTACCGGCTGCGCGCCCTGGAGCGAGCCGAGATCTTCCATTCGCCCCTGGACGCCGAGGCCGAGGCCGAACTGGCGCGCAGCTTCCGCGAGATCGCCGGCAGCGAGGGCGAGGAGGGGGCGCCCATCGAGATCAACCACCGGGTGCTGCATACCCGCCGGCTCCACGACGACGTGGTGTGGTTCGAGTTCACCGAGCTCTGCGATGGGCCGCGCAGCCAGAACGACTACATCGAGCTGGCCCGGGAGTATCACAGCGTGCTGGTGTCCAACGTCACCCGCATGGGGGGGGCCACCGACGACCAGGCGCGACGCTTCATCAACATGGTCGACGAGTTCTACGATCGCGGCGTCAAGCTGCTGATGTCCGCCGAGACGCCGGCCGAGTCGCTGTACCGGGACGGGCGGCTGGGGTTCGAATTCGAGCGCACCCTGTCGCGGCTGCAGGAGATGCAGTCCCGCGAGTATCTGGCGCTGCCGCACAAGCCCTGA
- a CDS encoding phosphoheptose isomerase codes for MDFQTRILGHFNASIDTKTYASEVLPPFIEVASQMMVQSLVNEGKILACGNGGSAGDSQHFSSELLNRFERERPSLPALALTTDTSTLTSIANDYSYNEVYSKQVRALGQPGDVLLAISTSGNSGNVIQAIQAAHDREMTVVALTGRDGGNMASLLGQDDCEIRVPATSTARIQEVHLLVIHCLCDLIDEQLFGASE; via the coding sequence ATGGATTTCCAGACCCGCATTCTCGGACACTTCAACGCCAGCATCGATACCAAGACCTACGCCAGCGAGGTGCTGCCGCCCTTCATCGAGGTGGCCAGCCAGATGATGGTGCAGAGCCTGGTCAACGAGGGGAAGATCCTGGCCTGCGGCAACGGCGGCAGCGCCGGCGACAGCCAGCACTTCTCGTCCGAGCTGCTCAATCGCTTCGAACGCGAACGCCCCAGTCTGCCGGCCCTGGCGCTGACCACCGATACCTCGACGCTGACCTCGATCGCCAACGACTACAGCTACAACGAGGTCTATTCGAAGCAGGTGCGCGCCCTGGGCCAGCCCGGTGACGTCCTGCTGGCGATCTCCACCAGCGGCAATTCCGGCAACGTCATCCAGGCCATCCAGGCCGCCCATGACCGCGAAATGACGGTGGTCGCCCTGACCGGCCGCGACGGCGGCAACATGGCCTCGCTACTGGGCCAGGATGACTGCGAGATCCGCGTGCCGGCGACCTCCACCGCCCGCATCCAGGAGGTGCACCTGCTGGTGATCCACTGCCTGTGCGACCTGATCGACGAACAACTCTTCGGCGCAAGCGAGTGA
- a CDS encoding Nif3-like dinuclear metal center hexameric protein, which produces MTTCDELLAACDRLLVPERFKDYTANGLQVGGRERIGRVMTGVTACQALLDEAVAWQADLLLVHHGYFWKNEPVNITGMKRRRLATLLTHDIGLLAYHLPLDAHATLGNNAALARRLDFEVEGCVDGELGEGLLWRGAPPAPMSAGELAAHVGARLARAPLLVEAPGGGAVRRVAWCTGGAQDMILQAAEAGADAFISGEISERTTHLAREMGIHYLAAGHHATERYGVQALGAWLAETFAVEHRFVDIDNPA; this is translated from the coding sequence ATGACGACTTGCGACGAACTGCTGGCGGCCTGTGACCGGCTGCTGGTCCCCGAACGCTTCAAGGATTACACCGCCAACGGCCTCCAGGTTGGCGGTCGCGAGCGCATCGGTCGGGTGATGACCGGCGTCACGGCCTGCCAGGCCCTGCTCGACGAGGCGGTGGCCTGGCAGGCGGACCTGCTGCTGGTCCACCACGGCTATTTCTGGAAGAACGAACCGGTCAACATCACCGGCATGAAGCGGCGCCGGCTAGCCACCCTGCTGACCCATGACATCGGCCTGCTGGCCTATCATCTGCCGCTGGATGCCCACGCGACCCTGGGCAACAATGCCGCCCTGGCGCGCCGGCTGGACTTCGAGGTCGAGGGCTGCGTCGATGGCGAGCTGGGCGAGGGGCTGCTCTGGCGGGGCGCGCCGCCGGCACCGATGAGCGCCGGCGAGCTGGCCGCCCATGTCGGCGCGCGCCTGGCGCGGGCGCCGCTGCTGGTGGAGGCCCCCGGTGGCGGCGCGGTGCGTCGCGTCGCCTGGTGCACCGGCGGCGCCCAGGACATGATCCTGCAGGCCGCCGAGGCCGGCGCCGACGCCTTCATCTCCGGCGAGATCTCCGAGCGGACCACCCACCTGGCGCGCGAGATGGGGATTCATTACCTCGCCGCGGGACATCATGCCACCGAACGCTACGGGGTCCAGGCGCTGGGCGCCTGGCTGGCCGAGACCTTCGCCGTCGAGCATCGCTTCGTGGATATCGACAACCCGGCCTGA
- a CDS encoding Do family serine endopeptidase, with translation MRRALPYLWPALIGLLVAIVLLNAFPQLLGRRAVQPSPPTPVPEQQPQTPAPEPVSRPSPELREAAPMSRDQGPVSYAEAVERAAPAVVNIYSSRVVEQEGHPLMSDPFFRQFYGDDMPRRQRMLSSLGSGVIVSDDGYVLTNHHVISGADQIRVALRDGRETLAEVIGTDPESDLAVLRIDLDDLPIIELTDSTRVAVGDVSLAIGNPFGVGQTVTMGIISATGRSHLGLNAYEDFIQTDAAINPGNSGGALINPEGALVGINTAIFSRSGGSQGIGFAIPTNLARNILEEIVTQGRVIRGWLGIEAQELNPELAASFGLEAPTGVIIAGVVPKGPADQAGLQAGDVLLEVNGQPILDPRQTMSEIAAVTPGSQLPVTVVRGGETMRVTLEVAERPTPRRPATTDTP, from the coding sequence ATGCGACGCGCCCTCCCCTACCTCTGGCCCGCTCTGATCGGCCTGCTGGTGGCCATCGTGCTGCTTAATGCCTTTCCGCAGCTGCTGGGGCGCCGGGCCGTCCAGCCGAGCCCGCCCACCCCGGTCCCCGAGCAGCAGCCCCAAACCCCGGCACCGGAGCCGGTATCGCGGCCCTCCCCCGAGTTGCGCGAGGCCGCCCCGATGTCCCGCGACCAGGGACCGGTGAGCTATGCCGAGGCGGTGGAGCGGGCCGCCCCGGCGGTGGTCAACATCTACTCGTCGCGGGTCGTCGAGCAGGAGGGCCATCCGCTGATGTCGGACCCCTTCTTCCGCCAGTTCTATGGCGACGACATGCCCCGCCGGCAGCGGATGCTGTCGAGCCTCGGCTCCGGGGTCATCGTCAGCGATGACGGCTATGTCCTGACCAACCATCACGTGATCAGCGGCGCCGACCAGATCCGGGTGGCCCTGCGTGACGGGCGCGAGACCCTCGCCGAGGTGATCGGCACCGACCCGGAGAGCGACCTGGCGGTGCTGCGTATCGACCTCGACGACCTGCCGATCATCGAACTCACCGACTCCACCCGGGTGGCGGTGGGCGATGTCTCCCTGGCCATCGGCAATCCCTTCGGCGTGGGGCAGACCGTGACCATGGGCATCATCAGCGCCACCGGGCGCAGCCACCTGGGACTCAACGCCTACGAGGACTTCATCCAGACCGATGCGGCCATCAACCCGGGCAACTCCGGCGGCGCCCTGATCAACCCCGAGGGCGCCCTGGTCGGCATCAACACCGCCATCTTTTCCCGCTCCGGCGGCTCCCAGGGCATCGGCTTCGCCATCCCTACCAACCTGGCCCGCAACATCCTCGAGGAGATCGTCACCCAGGGGCGGGTGATCCGCGGCTGGCTGGGCATCGAGGCCCAGGAGCTCAATCCCGAGCTCGCCGCCTCCTTCGGCCTCGAGGCCCCCACCGGAGTGATCATCGCCGGGGTGGTGCCGAAGGGCCCCGCCGACCAGGCCGGCCTGCAGGCCGGAGACGTGCTGCTCGAGGTCAACGGCCAGCCCATCCTCGACCCCCGCCAGACCATGAGCGAGATCGCCGCGGTGACACCGGGCAGCCAGCTGCCGGTGACGGTGGTGCGCGGCGGCGAGACCATGCGGGTGACCCTGGAGGTCGCCGAGCGCCCCACCCCGCGGCGACCCGCCACCACCGACACGCCCTGA
- the petA gene encoding ubiquinol-cytochrome c reductase iron-sulfur subunit, whose protein sequence is MADNGVNKGRRRFLVGATTVVGAAGAVGVAVPFVASWQPSARARAAGAPVKADVSKLEPGQRMTVEWRGRPIWILNRTPEMIERTEALGADRLADPESTEPQQPSYADGPLRSIKPEIGVIIGICTHLGCSPLFKPEPNAEGVGVDDWPGGFFCPCHGSRFDLAGRVFRNVPAPINLEVPPYRFESDGVIVVGEDEETA, encoded by the coding sequence ATGGCAGATAACGGCGTGAACAAAGGGCGGCGCCGTTTCCTCGTGGGCGCGACCACCGTCGTAGGTGCGGCGGGCGCTGTCGGGGTAGCGGTCCCCTTTGTGGCTTCCTGGCAGCCCAGTGCCAGGGCAAGGGCGGCGGGTGCCCCCGTCAAGGCGGACGTGTCCAAGCTCGAACCCGGGCAGCGCATGACCGTCGAGTGGCGCGGGCGACCCATCTGGATCCTCAATCGTACGCCGGAGATGATCGAGCGCACCGAGGCCCTCGGCGCCGACCGGCTGGCCGATCCCGAGTCCACCGAGCCGCAGCAGCCGAGCTACGCCGACGGCCCCCTGCGTTCCATCAAGCCCGAGATCGGCGTGATCATCGGCATCTGTACCCATCTTGGCTGCTCGCCGCTGTTCAAGCCGGAACCCAATGCCGAGGGTGTCGGGGTCGACGACTGGCCGGGCGGCTTCTTCTGCCCTTGCCACGGGTCGCGGTTCGACCTGGCGGGCCGGGTGTTCCGCAACGTGCCCGCCCCGATCAACCTCGAGGTGCCGCCCTATCGCTTCGAGAGCGATGGCGTCATCGTCGTCGGCGAAGATGAGGAGACTGCCTGA
- a CDS encoding BON domain-containing protein produces MSYKSLLFTLSLGLMLAVSGCTSMTAATTPGTIEENYGERTLGTRVEDQSIETKIGHNLGRTDARLSDARINVDSFNGVVLLTGQVPSQELKSMAEQVAGQVRNVRRVHNELTVAANLPASQRLSDTWITTKIRTTLAANEAIDASRLHIVTENASVYLMGIVSRAEADRIVSAVSNAGGMQRIVKVFDYLD; encoded by the coding sequence ATGTCCTACAAGTCCCTGTTGTTTACCCTGTCCCTCGGCCTGATGCTGGCCGTATCCGGCTGCACCTCCATGACCGCGGCCACGACCCCCGGCACCATTGAGGAGAACTATGGCGAGCGCACCCTGGGCACCCGGGTCGAGGACCAGAGCATCGAGACCAAGATCGGTCACAACCTCGGCCGCACCGATGCCCGGCTGAGCGACGCCCGCATCAACGTCGACAGCTTCAATGGCGTGGTGCTGCTGACCGGCCAGGTCCCCAGCCAGGAGCTCAAGAGCATGGCCGAACAGGTGGCGGGCCAGGTGCGCAACGTGCGCCGGGTCCACAACGAGCTGACCGTCGCCGCCAACCTGCCCGCCAGCCAGCGGCTCAGCGACACCTGGATCACCACCAAGATCCGCACCACGCTGGCCGCCAACGAGGCCATCGACGCCAGCCGGCTGCACATCGTGACGGAGAACGCCAGCGTCTACCTGATGGGGATCGTCAGCCGCGCGGAGGCCGACCGCATCGTCTCGGCGGTGTCCAACGCCGGCGGCATGCAGCGCATCGTCAAGGTCTTCGACTACCTGGACTGA
- a CDS encoding ClpXP protease specificity-enhancing factor: MQSSRPYIARALYQWLLDNELTPYIVVDAEQEGVEVPRQFVQNGQIVLNLGVTAVRDLSLENDAIVFSARFGGQPMQVMVPMEALIAIYARENGVGMVFGHEPVMPAAAEPDAPEAETGPALSGVEGAGGDAEEGERSEAARKGRPSLRVVK, from the coding sequence ATGCAGTCGAGCCGTCCCTATATCGCTCGGGCCCTGTACCAGTGGTTGCTGGACAACGAGCTGACGCCCTACATCGTGGTCGACGCCGAGCAGGAGGGCGTCGAGGTGCCGCGGCAGTTCGTGCAGAACGGCCAGATCGTGCTCAACCTCGGCGTGACCGCGGTACGCGACCTGTCCCTGGAGAACGATGCCATCGTCTTCTCCGCCCGTTTCGGCGGGCAGCCGATGCAGGTGATGGTGCCCATGGAGGCGCTGATCGCGATCTATGCCCGCGAGAACGGTGTGGGCATGGTCTTCGGTCACGAGCCGGTCATGCCGGCCGCGGCCGAGCCCGACGCGCCCGAGGCGGAAACCGGTCCGGCGCTGTCCGGCGTCGAGGGGGCCGGCGGTGATGCCGAGGAGGGCGAGCGCAGCGAGGCCGCCAGGAAGGGGCGTCCCTCGCTGCGCGTCGTCAAGTGA
- a CDS encoding YraN family protein, whose amino-acid sequence MTGPADARARGAQVERLAADWLMARGLTLEASNQHAKGGELDLVMRDGETLVFVEVRHRADCRHGHPLETITTTKQRRLIRAARFYLQRNRLSCACRFDVLAVTGTPPRLEFDWVAGAFEAF is encoded by the coding sequence ATGACCGGCCCCGCTGACGCCCGCGCCCGCGGGGCGCAGGTCGAGCGTCTCGCTGCCGACTGGCTGATGGCCCGCGGCCTCACCCTCGAGGCCAGCAACCAGCACGCCAAGGGCGGAGAACTCGACCTGGTGATGCGCGACGGCGAGACCCTGGTCTTCGTCGAGGTCCGCCACCGCGCCGACTGCCGCCATGGCCATCCCCTCGAGACCATCACGACGACCAAGCAGCGCCGCCTGATCCGGGCGGCGCGTTTTTATCTCCAGCGCAACCGGCTATCATGTGCCTGCCGCTTCGATGTGCTGGCCGTCACCGGCACGCCGCCCCGCCTCGAGTTCGACTGGGTGGCGGGCGCCTTCGAAGCGTTCTGA
- a CDS encoding cytochrome c1, protein MKKQLFALLFALVPMAGFAAGGGGVHLQEMNPDLHDKASLQNGMKLFVNYCMGCHSLEHQRFSRAAEDLGMPQDLVEDNLIFAEELGFNDQMHNAMRSEDGENWFGAPPPDLTLEARLRGTDWVYSYLLSFYRDPSRPTGVNNQVFPLVAMPNVLEPLQGVQEKVCAASDQPIEGAELDPLTGKYQSCETLQVTQPGQMEPEEFEEAVYDLTNFLAYVGEPSKLQAQALGPKVLIFIFIFGVIAYLLKREYWRDIH, encoded by the coding sequence ATGAAAAAGCAACTGTTCGCACTGCTCTTCGCGCTGGTGCCGATGGCCGGGTTTGCCGCCGGCGGCGGTGGCGTGCACCTGCAGGAGATGAACCCGGATCTCCATGACAAGGCGTCGCTGCAGAACGGCATGAAGCTCTTCGTCAACTACTGCATGGGCTGTCATTCCCTCGAGCATCAGCGCTTCTCGCGGGCCGCCGAGGACCTGGGCATGCCCCAGGACCTGGTCGAGGACAACCTGATCTTCGCCGAAGAGCTCGGCTTCAACGACCAGATGCACAACGCCATGCGCAGCGAGGATGGCGAGAACTGGTTCGGCGCACCGCCGCCCGACCTGACCCTCGAGGCCCGCCTGCGCGGGACCGACTGGGTCTACTCCTACCTGCTCAGCTTCTACCGGGACCCGTCGCGCCCCACCGGCGTGAACAACCAGGTCTTCCCGCTGGTGGCCATGCCCAACGTGCTGGAGCCGCTGCAGGGCGTGCAGGAGAAGGTCTGCGCGGCTTCCGATCAGCCGATCGAGGGCGCCGAACTCGACCCGCTGACCGGCAAGTACCAGTCCTGCGAGACCCTGCAGGTCACCCAGCCGGGGCAGATGGAGCCCGAGGAGTTCGAGGAGGCGGTCTACGACCTGACCAACTTCCTCGCCTATGTCGGTGAACCCTCCAAGTTACAGGCCCAGGCGCTGGGTCCCAAGGTGCTGATCTTCATCTTCATCTTCGGGGTCATCGCCTACCTGCTCAAGCGCGAGTACTGGCGCGATATCCACTGA
- the rplM gene encoding 50S ribosomal protein L13 gives MKTFTAKPQSVQRDWYVVDAADKTLGRLATEIARRLRGKHKPEYTPHVDTGDYIVVINAEKVKVTGNKASAKNYYRHTGYPGGLRSMNFEKMIAHAPERVIESAVKGMLPKGPLGRAMYSKLKVYAGTEHPHAAQQPQELNI, from the coding sequence ATGAAGACGTTCACTGCCAAACCGCAGTCCGTCCAGCGCGACTGGTACGTCGTCGACGCTGCGGACAAGACGCTCGGCCGTCTGGCCACCGAGATCGCTCGCCGCCTGCGTGGCAAGCACAAGCCGGAATACACCCCGCATGTCGATACCGGCGACTACATCGTCGTGATCAATGCCGAGAAGGTGAAGGTCACCGGCAACAAGGCCAGCGCCAAGAACTACTATCGCCACACCGGCTATCCGGGTGGCCTGCGTTCCATGAACTTCGAGAAGATGATCGCTCACGCCCCCGAGCGCGTCATCGAGTCCGCGGTCAAGGGCATGCTCCCGAAGGGCCCGCTGGGTCGTGCCATGTACTCCAAGCTCAAGGTCTACGCCGGCACCGAGCATCCGCACGCCGCCCAGCAGCCGCAAGAACTGAACATCTGA
- a CDS encoding cytochrome b: MGNPNKAKAERGFMRWVDDRFPATQMWQEHLSKYYAPKNFNFWYFFGSLALLVLVNQILTGVWLTMSFNPSAEGAFASVEYIMRDVEWGWLIRYMHTTGASAFFVVVYLHMFRGLLYGSYKAPRELVWIFGMAIYLALMAEAFMGYLLPWGQMSYWGAQVIISLFSAIPAIGPDLAQWVRGDFLISGITLNRFFALHVVALPIVILALVVLHIIALHEVGSNNPDGIDIKKKKDETGKPLDGIPFHPYYSVKDLFGVAVFLFVFSVVIFYFPEGGGYFIEKPNFEPANPLKTPDHIAPVWYFTPFYAILRAITFSLFGLDAKFLGVVCMGAAIAVLFVLPWLDRSPVRSMRYKGWFSRVMLALFAVSFVILGVLGVLPVTEGRTLLSQVCTVIYFAFFLLMPFYTRLEKTKPVPERVTG; this comes from the coding sequence ATGGGTAATCCGAACAAGGCCAAGGCGGAGCGCGGCTTCATGCGCTGGGTCGACGACCGTTTCCCCGCCACCCAGATGTGGCAGGAGCACCTGTCCAAGTACTACGCCCCGAAGAACTTCAACTTCTGGTACTTCTTCGGATCGCTGGCCCTGCTGGTGCTGGTCAACCAGATCCTCACCGGCGTCTGGCTGACCATGAGCTTCAACCCCTCCGCGGAAGGTGCCTTCGCCTCGGTCGAGTACATCATGCGCGACGTGGAGTGGGGCTGGCTGATCCGCTACATGCACACCACCGGCGCGTCGGCCTTCTTCGTGGTGGTGTACCTGCACATGTTCCGCGGCCTGCTCTACGGCTCCTACAAGGCGCCCCGCGAGCTGGTGTGGATCTTCGGCATGGCCATCTACCTGGCGCTGATGGCCGAGGCCTTCATGGGCTACCTGCTGCCCTGGGGCCAGATGTCCTACTGGGGCGCCCAGGTGATCATCTCGCTGTTCTCCGCCATCCCGGCCATCGGCCCGGACCTGGCCCAATGGGTGCGCGGCGACTTCCTGATCTCCGGCATCACCCTGAACCGCTTCTTCGCCCTGCACGTGGTGGCGCTGCCCATCGTGATCCTGGCGCTGGTGGTGCTGCACATCATCGCCCTGCACGAGGTCGGCTCCAACAACCCCGACGGCATCGACATCAAGAAGAAGAAGGACGAGACCGGCAAGCCGCTGGACGGCATTCCCTTCCATCCCTACTACTCGGTCAAGGATCTGTTCGGCGTCGCCGTCTTCCTGTTCGTGTTCAGCGTGGTGATCTTCTACTTCCCCGAGGGCGGCGGCTACTTCATCGAGAAGCCCAACTTCGAGCCGGCCAACCCGCTGAAGACGCCGGATCACATCGCGCCGGTGTGGTACTTCACGCCCTTCTACGCCATCCTCCGGGCGATCACCTTCTCGCTGTTCGGCCTCGACGCCAAGTTCCTCGGCGTGGTGTGCATGGGCGCGGCCATCGCGGTGCTCTTCGTGCTGCCCTGGCTCGATCGCAGCCCGGTGCGCTCCATGCGCTACAAGGGCTGGTTCTCCAGGGTGATGCTGGCCCTGTTCGCCGTGAGCTTCGTCATCCTCGGCGTGCTGGGCGTGCTGCCGGTCACCGAGGGTCGCACGCTGCTGTCCCAGGTGTGTACCGTCATCTATTTCGCCTTCTTCCTGCTGATGCCGTTCTATACCCGGCTGGAGAAGACCAAACCCGTTCCGGAAAGGGTGACTGGCTAA
- the sspA gene encoding stringent starvation protein SspA has translation MGVVAKRSSMIFYSGGDDHYSHRVRIVLAEKGVAVDIVEVTEESHPEELADLNPYNSVPTLLDRDLVLYESKVMMEYLDERFPHPPLLPVYPVARAQSRLWMHRIEREWCPLVEQIQQGPKKEADKARKELRESLIGISPIFEDMPFFMSEEFTLVDCCLAPILWRMPVLGIELPEKQVKPLMGYMERVFDREGFKAALSEGEREMRP, from the coding sequence ATGGGTGTAGTGGCCAAGCGGTCGTCGATGATCTTCTACTCCGGGGGCGATGATCATTACAGTCATCGGGTGCGTATCGTGCTCGCCGAGAAGGGCGTGGCCGTAGACATCGTCGAGGTCACCGAGGAGAGCCACCCCGAGGAGCTCGCCGATCTCAACCCCTACAACAGCGTGCCCACGCTGCTGGATCGCGACCTGGTGCTCTACGAGTCCAAGGTGATGATGGAATACCTGGACGAGCGGTTCCCGCATCCCCCGCTGTTGCCGGTGTATCCCGTGGCCCGTGCCCAGAGCCGGCTGTGGATGCATCGCATCGAGCGCGAGTGGTGCCCGCTGGTCGAGCAGATCCAGCAGGGGCCCAAGAAGGAAGCCGACAAGGCGCGCAAGGAGCTCCGCGAGAGCCTGATCGGCATCTCGCCGATCTTCGAGGACATGCCGTTCTTCATGAGCGAGGAGTTCACCCTGGTCGACTGCTGCCTGGCGCCGATCCTCTGGCGCATGCCGGTGCTGGGCATCGAGTTGCCGGAAAAGCAGGTCAAGCCGCTGATGGGCTACATGGAGCGGGTCTTCGATCGCGAGGGCTTCAAGGCCGCGCTGAGCGAGGGCGAGCGCGAGATGCGCCCCTGA
- the rpsI gene encoding 30S ribosomal protein S9 produces MTQQYYGTGRRKTSTARVFLKPGTGKITVNSRDLNEYFGRVTGRMVVRQPLELTETLGQFDVYVTVKGGGGSAQAGAIRHGITRALMEYNEDFRKPLREAGYVTRDAREVERKKIGLRKARRRPQFSKR; encoded by the coding sequence ATGACACAGCAGTATTACGGAACCGGGCGCCGCAAGACCTCTACCGCGCGCGTCTTTCTGAAGCCGGGCACCGGCAAGATCACCGTCAACAGCCGTGATCTCAACGAGTATTTCGGTCGCGTCACCGGTCGCATGGTGGTCCGTCAGCCTCTCGAGCTGACAGAGACCCTCGGCCAGTTCGACGTCTACGTCACCGTCAAGGGCGGCGGCGGCAGTGCCCAGGCCGGCGCCATCCGTCACGGCATCACCCGTGCCCTGATGGAGTACAACGAGGACTTCCGCAAGCCGCTGCGTGAAGCCGGGTACGTCACCCGTGATGCCCGTGAGGTCGAGCGCAAGAAGATCGGCCTGCGCAAGGCACGTCGCCGTCCGCAGTTCTCCAAGCGTTAA